The Ichthyobacterium seriolicida sequence CAGAAGATCATAATGGTAATTCAAAGATTACACAAGATATGATAGTAACTCCGACAAGCAATGGAAGTGAATATACAATCGTATTAGATGGAGAAGATAATTCTACTGTGAGTCTTAGTCCTGAAATAGTATTTACTGGTTCTAAAGTAGAGCCAGCATCTAAAGCGCCTACTACATTTACATATGGTCAAGCGAAAACATATATTGTAACAGCTGAAAATGGTACTACCAAACAATATAGTGTAATTGTAAAGTCGTCGAATTCTAAGATGAAATCTTTTAAGTTTAAAACTGGTAGTAATAGCACTGGAAAAATTGTTCAAGATGTAACAGGAATTATAGATCATGATGCTAAAACAGTAACTGTAAAAGTTCCTTACAATGCAGTTGTCACGGCTTTAACTCCTGAAGTATTAGGAAATAATGGCTCTACAGTTACACTTAAAACAGGAGGAGTAGATGCTAATACAGAACAAAATTTTAGTAGTCAAAAAACTTATACAGTTACTGCTCAAGATGGAACTACAAGCGATTACGCTGTAACTGTAACTAAAGAAGTAGAACCTACTATATCTGAGTTTAAATTTACTACTGCTTCCAACGGGAGTAAAAATCTTGGTAGTACTGATATAATAGGTGAGATTACTAATAATACTGGAGACACACCAGGAGAGATAATTCTTAAAGTTCCTCATAATGCAAGTTTAGATGTATTAACTCCAACTGTTACAGGAACTTCTACTTCTGGCTTTAGCGTGTATAAAGGGGCAACTGGTACTGAAGTAGCTAATGCTTCTAATAATTTCGAGAATTCTCACAGTACTCCTAAAGAATACAGTGCAGTGGATGCTGCTGGAGGGAGGAAGGTGTATAATGTGAGAGTTTATAAAGAGCCTGCCATAACGGAGTTTAAGTTTACTAAAACTGCAAATTCAGGAGCTAGTTTTCCAGATAGTCCAACTGAATATACTGCTTCGACTATTACTCAAAATGGGATATCAGAAAATGGAACTATAACAATTACAGTTGCTAATACAGTTAATGTAACAGAATTAAAAAAAGCTACTATTACTAGTGAAAATATTGATACTTCTAATCCTGTAGATATAAGTTTTACAGGTTCTGCTTCTACTTATTCTGCAACTATTACAGTTGCAAATAAGGATTTATCTGGATTTAATAAAACCTATACAGTTAATTTAACTAAAGAAGCAGCGCCAAAGTTGACAAGCTTTAAAATAAACGCTAATTCTGGTAAAGGTATTCAAAATGAGGTAAGTGCTGAATTTACGCATCCTAGTGCTAGTGATGGAAAAGGTGGGAAGATAATGTTAAAATTTCCAAAGAATAATGAACATGCTTTTGATTTAACAGAGTTAAGTTATACTGAGACCGCCAGTACAGGAGCTACTTTAACTCCTGCTAGTAAAATTTCAGAAGATATTACTGCTGGGAATAGTAAAATTACTCTAACAACTACTCTAGGTTCTACCTCAGAATATACCGTAGAAGCAGTTAAGGGGCCTTATATTAGTAAGTTTGACTTTAAAACAGATACTAGTGGTGGTACTAATACAAGTATAACTGCTGATGTTGACGGGACAATTGATCATGCTAATAATACTATAAAACTAGTGCTTCCTAGTACGGTTACGGAAGACTTAACAGCAATACAGCTAACTCCTACAATTGAATTGGGAGATAGCGGTACTAGTACTATTGAGCCTGCTAGTGGGACTGAGCAAACTTTCACTAGTGGGAGCGCTACGTATACAGTAAAAAATTCTAGTGATACAACCTTTATTAAAACATATACTGTAACTGTAACTAAACAAAACTAGTTAGAACTAATAGAATTATTATTTCAACTTTAATCTAAGAGTAAGCCGTCTCATTAATGAAATGAGGCGTTTTTTTTTATTTTTGGTATTTAGCCCTACATTTTAGTTTCTTTTTAAAAGAAAGTTGTTTTTTCATACTAACCTTTTTCGAAGATTGTGTGCTAAAGTATGTAATCTAAATTTTAATTCTGCTTTTTTAATCCCTTTATACTTAGTTCGATTAATAATTACTTAGGGTAATTAACCTAGATTATTCATGGTTTGTATTTCAATTTGAATATAAAGTGTTATTTTTAGAGGGTTTCAACCAAAAATAACCACTTTAGATATAGCCCAAAAATGAGGAATAAAAATATACCATTTATAACTCTGAGTTCATTAGTGACTACTTATAAATACTGGATAAAGCGATAGATTCTATCCAAAAAAATCATACGACTGTGAATAATCTGGGTTAACAAAAAAAATAAGGAAAAAATATCACGTCTAATCTATTTTAATATGACTATAAATAATCCAGGTTGAGTTTTTTAAAAAAACAAATGGCCATAATTTTCACTAAAAAACTAAAACAGTGATAGTTTATTTACATATAGCTAGGGAAAAATATTACTCAATATAATTTAAAAATAAATAATTCCTTAATTCAATTGATAAGATAAACTCAATACCCTAGCTCATTGAGAACATTTATAGCAGTTTTATCATTAGTATTCAGTCTATTATAGTATATAAGAGACTGGTCGGATAAGTTGGTAAAAATACCGTCTATGAACATACTCCTCTTGGGAATTAGTTTGAGATTTTTTTTAGGCTTACGAGATTTATTTTCAAATCTACTTTGATTGTCTGTATAATAATAATCTCCATTGTATCTTTTCAACTGATCGTCAGTATCAAAAGAATAAGCATGTACTAACATTTGAGCCTTATGTATCATCTCACACATCCAAGGCTCACATAAATCATCATAATTATTAGGAGCACCAGCTATGCTAACTCCCATTATATGAACGTTGTTTTCCACAGAAAAATTTATATTATCCGCAAAAGAATCTGCACTGCCCTTGCCCACCATATCATCCTTCCACAACAACAGACATTTAGGTATACCTGAAAGATACTTTTCTAAATTTTTTATACTCTCACGGGAAAAAGACTGTAAAATCACTCTGCCATTAGTATTAGCTACACCAACCTTATTCGAAAAAACAGGAATCTCCTTAGGGCTGTCTGTAACCAACCATCCCATTTTTTTAATTTCCGCCTTTAAAACCTCTTCTATCCCTTTGAATAATTGAGGTTCTTTAGTTTCCATATAAACCCCTGGCCTATGGCCATTGTCATATGGATCTTTTTCATACAGGTAGTGACCTTCCCTTCCAATTCTTTTATCTTTTAAAGGAAGTCCTTTTTCATCTCGTTTTATTCTGTACCCTTCAGCTATCATAAACACATCCTCAAGGGTAGATATTTTTTGATTTACAAAGGATTTTCTAGCATTTTTAGGTTTTTCTTTATTAAACCAAGATCCCGCATCTAAATTTCTCAATTCCTCAAGAGTGAATTTACTAGTATTGTAATTAGCTCTATCGGGATAAACCTCTTTTATATTAGTAGTTCTATTCAGATTATCATCGTGCAAGGCTAATAAGACACCATCTTTGGTCATCTGCACATCTACCTCTATATAATCGGCTCCAATATTTCTAGCCCATCTAAAAGCTGCTTCTGTCTCTTCAGGCGCCCAAAAAGTAGTTCCTCTGTGGGCTATTACAGGATCTGCCTTTACGTAATCCCTAACCTTCAAAGCAGAAGGTGATAACTTCTTTAAGGGTAATTTATTCGAGTCTACAGAATCGTAATCCTGCCCCAATGCAATAAACGAATTAACCATAAACATACCAATGATTACAGGCGATAAATATTTCATAATTAAATAACTGAATGAGAAAAGAAATCTAGACTACAGCATCGTCTTTAGTCATGACTACCTTACCCCTGTAATACAATTTACCTTCAAACCAGTGAGCTCTATGAGACAAATGTGCCTCTCCTGTAGTAGGACATATTCCGAAAGTAGGTGACTCAGCTTTGTAATGAGTTCTTCTTTTATCTCTTCTCTGTTTAGAGGTCTTTCTTTTAGGATGTGCCATTTTTTATATAATTTTTTTAGTTTAATATTCTTTTTAATTTATCCCAACGGGGATCTGTTATTTCAACTTTTTTACTTTCAAAATCTTCTTGTGAAGAATAAAAATCTTCGGTGTAATTCTTAATTTTAGGATGAACTCTTTTCATAGGTAAAGAAAGCACTATTAGTTCGTATATATATTGAGATATATCTAATGCGTGTACGTTGTGAGGCACTACGATCATATCTTGATAATCATCATTGAAAGCATCTCCGAATTTGATTAAAAATTCCATATCATTTTGTACAGGAAGAAGAAAATGCTCTTGAGAAATATCACACGGAACTCCTAATTCTCCCTTTAAATTTATATACATCTTTACAGTATTGACGTGTTTTTTTACACACACCTCAACTCTGACATTCATTTTTGATATATCCCCTACATAGCCTTTAAACTCTAAAAAAGATTCGTTCAAATCGAATATGTAAACAGAATCATTTAGATTTAAGTTTACTAATCTGATTACACAAGAGTGGTCTAGCCTTTTCATACTCAGAGAGTATTTTATAAAAAATCTAATACTCGGGGCAAAAATAACTAAAAAAATAAGAAAATAGATACTAAAAAAACTAATGTCTAAAATTTTACTTTTTCAATTTCCTATTTAGATATTATCTATTTCAAGGCGTTTTTTTTTGACTAAGAATAGAACTGTTTTTCTCAGAGAAATAAAAAAACTTCGCAGAAAAAAAGCTCAACTAAAATAAAACTACAGCTTTAGTCTTTTAATTTTGAATCAAAAGCTTACTTATACATTTATGCTGTTGATGTTTATTTTTTAACCTTATTTTGAATTAAAATGAAAAGAAATTTATTTAAAAACACTTTATCATTATTAACTATTTGGTTAGTTGTTTTCTCTTGTTCTAAACCAGCTGAGGAAGCTAAAGAAGAAATAATACAATTGGAAGCGAATACTGAAAATAAAGAAGCTGTCTCAAAACTGATACAGCCTCTTCTTTTTGTTTTTCAAACCTTTTTTATTTTTTATTGAAATTTTTTAAGCGTATTTCGGTCAATATTTTTTTTGTGTAAAGTGGAAAATCAGAGTTCTGTAT is a genomic window containing:
- a CDS encoding glycerophosphodiester phosphodiesterase family protein, translated to MKYLSPVIIGMFMVNSFIALGQDYDSVDSNKLPLKKLSPSALKVRDYVKADPVIAHRGTTFWAPEETEAAFRWARNIGADYIEVDVQMTKDGVLLALHDDNLNRTTNIKEVYPDRANYNTSKFTLEELRNLDAGSWFNKEKPKNARKSFVNQKISTLEDVFMIAEGYRIKRDEKGLPLKDKRIGREGHYLYEKDPYDNGHRPGVYMETKEPQLFKGIEEVLKAEIKKMGWLVTDSPKEIPVFSNKVGVANTNGRVILQSFSRESIKNLEKYLSGIPKCLLLWKDDMVGKGSADSFADNINFSVENNVHIMGVSIAGAPNNYDDLCEPWMCEMIHKAQMLVHAYSFDTDDQLKRYNGDYYYTDNQSRFENKSRKPKKNLKLIPKRSMFIDGIFTNLSDQSLIYYNRLNTNDKTAINVLNELGY
- the rpmF gene encoding 50S ribosomal protein L32 codes for the protein MAHPKRKTSKQRRDKRRTHYKAESPTFGICPTTGEAHLSHRAHWFEGKLYYRGKVVMTKDDAVV
- a CDS encoding YceD family protein; the protein is MKRLDHSCVIRLVNLNLNDSVYIFDLNESFLEFKGYVGDISKMNVRVEVCVKKHVNTVKMYINLKGELGVPCDISQEHFLLPVQNDMEFLIKFGDAFNDDYQDMIVVPHNVHALDISQYIYELIVLSLPMKRVHPKIKNYTEDFYSSQEDFESKKVEITDPRWDKLKRILN